The DNA window ATGGCCGTCCGGCCCTCGACGCGGATCTGGGCGCCCATGCGCACCAGCTCCGGCACGAAGCGGAACCGGTCCTCGTACAGCGTTTCGGTGACATAGCTCGTCCCACTGGCGAGCGTGAGCAAAGCGGTCATCTGGCTCTGGGCGTCGGTGGGGAAGCCGGGGTAGGGCAGCGTCTTCAGGTTGATGGCCTGCGGCCGGTCCGGACCGATCACCCGCACCGCATCGCCCAGTTCGTGGATCTCCGCGCCGGCCTCGCGCAGCTTGGCCATGATGGGCGTGATGTGCGTGGGAATCACATTCTGCAGCGTCACGTCACCCCGGGTCATGACGGCGGCCATCATCCAGGTGCCGGCCTCAATGTCGTCGGGGATGACCGTATGCGCAGCGCCCGTCAGCCGCTGCACGCCCCGTACCCGGATCGTGTCGGTGCCCGCGCCCGAGACCTTCCCGCCGCAGGCGTTGATGAAGTTGGCCACCGCGACCACGTGGGGCTCCCGGGCACAGTTCTGGATGACCGTCGTGCCCTCCGCCAGGGCGGCGGCCAGCATCACCTGAATGGTCGCGCCCACGCTGACGATGTCCAGGTAGACGGTCCCGCCGCGCAGGCGACGGGCCCTGGCGCGCATGATGCCCCGGTCCATCCAGACCTCCGCACCCAAGGCCTGCAGCCCCTTGAAGTGCTGGTCCACCGGCCGGTGGCCGATCTTGTCCCCGCCGGGCAGGGGCACGCTGGCCTCGCCGTACCGGGCCAGCATGACGCCCAGCAGG is part of the Symbiobacterium terraclitae genome and encodes:
- the murA gene encoding UDP-N-acetylglucosamine 1-carboxyvinyltransferase; protein product: MTTLTIRGGRPLTGTIRVSGRKNATLPLIAATLLADGTSRLENVPQIHDVLVYRDLLIGLGARVDWDPVRGVLTVHTNGVRPGEPDYHLATSIRASYYLLGVMLARYGEASVPLPGGDKIGHRPVDQHFKGLQALGAEVWMDRGIMRARARRLRGGTVYLDIVSVGATIQVMLAAALAEGTTVIQNCAREPHVVAVANFINACGGKVSGAGTDTIRVRGVQRLTGAAHTVIPDDIEAGTWMMAAVMTRGDVTLQNVIPTHITPIMAKLREAGAEIHELGDAVRVIGPDRPQAINLKTLPYPGFPTDAQSQMTALLTLASGTSYVTETLYEDRFRFVPELVRMGAQIRVEGRTAIVKGVDRLYGAPVEATDIRAGAALVLAGLAAEGETTIYGMEHVQRGYEKLEQKLQALGAQVKMERQGVAVG